A window of the Coprobacter fastidiosus genome harbors these coding sequences:
- a CDS encoding DUF3256 family protein yields the protein MNRVILAFCFLLCISGLKAQQVAAYFVSMPEELLLQIEPNRRKDMIDFFQHGQKGGITNALGGNSEITAMSDKYMSVSLSDVSKMEICVLSKDTADIIAVVRTVCAPACDSRISFYDEQWQLLDTKDFLQLPVNADFFVAQEVSGRDEALGMVDMMLAEYRFSPDNDVLTVDCTIKDYLPDEIYKQIAPFLKKEALQYYWNGKRYELKN from the coding sequence ATGAACAGAGTTATTCTTGCTTTTTGTTTTCTATTATGTATATCGGGGCTGAAAGCCCAACAAGTCGCCGCTTATTTTGTCTCTATGCCGGAAGAATTGTTGCTTCAGATAGAGCCGAACCGCCGTAAGGATATGATAGATTTTTTTCAACACGGACAGAAAGGAGGCATTACGAATGCTTTGGGCGGAAATTCCGAGATCACGGCGATGTCGGATAAATATATGTCTGTATCTCTTTCTGATGTCTCTAAAATGGAGATATGTGTTTTGTCTAAAGATACGGCGGATATTATTGCGGTAGTTCGTACGGTGTGTGCTCCCGCATGCGATAGTCGGATAAGCTTTTATGATGAACAGTGGCAGCTTCTCGACACGAAAGATTTTCTACAGCTTCCCGTCAATGCCGATTTTTTTGTCGCTCAAGAAGTTTCCGGCAGAGATGAAGCTTTGGGAATGGTAGATATGATGCTTGCCGAATATCGTTTTTCTCCGGATAATGATGTATTGACGGTTGATTGTACGATAAAAGATTATCTTCCGGATGAGATTTATAAACAAATCGCCCCTTTTTTGAAAAAAGAGGCGTTACAATATTATTGGAACGGAAAACGATATGAATTAAAAAATTGA
- the speA gene encoding biosynthetic arginine decarboxylase, which produces MRRWRIEDSAELYNINGWGLKYFSINDKGHVAVTPREGNASVDLKELMDELQVRDVTSPVLVRFPDILDNRIEKISKCFEQAAEEYGYTAQNFIIYPIKVNQMRPVVEEIVSHGKKFNIGLEAGSKPELHAVLAINIDENSLIICNGYKDENYIELALLAQKMGRRIFLVVEKLNELKLIASISKRLKIRPNIGIRIKLASSGSGKWEESGGDVSKFGLNSSELLEALDILEKNKMQDCLHLIHFHIGSQVTKIRRIKNALREASQFYVQLHNMGFNIDFVDIGGGLGVDYDGTRSSSSESSMNYSIQEYVNDSISALVDACVKNDIPQPNIITESGRSLTAHHSVLIFEVLETTTLPSWSEDESVSEKDHELVQELYKLWDTMNQPRLIETWHDALQIREEALDLFGLGMLDLRTRAQVERLFWSIAREVYEMANEIKHSPEELKKIAKMLPDKYFCNFSLFQSLPDSWAIDQIFPIMPISRLDEKPERTATIQDITCDSDGKIDNFISTRNFNYHLPVHSLTKDPYYIGVFLVGAYQEILGDLHNLFGDTNAVHVSVYKDHYEIDQVIDGETVAEVLDYVQFNPKKMVRSVETWVTTSMKSGIITPEEGREFLSNYRSGLYGYTYLEKD; this is translated from the coding sequence ATGAGAAGATGGCGTATTGAGGATTCGGCCGAGCTGTATAATATTAACGGATGGGGGCTGAAATATTTTTCTATTAATGACAAGGGTCATGTGGCGGTAACACCTCGTGAGGGGAATGCTTCGGTCGATCTGAAGGAGTTAATGGATGAGTTGCAGGTAAGAGATGTTACATCACCTGTTCTGGTACGTTTCCCGGATATTCTGGATAACCGGATCGAGAAAATCTCAAAATGTTTTGAGCAGGCTGCGGAGGAGTATGGCTACACGGCACAGAATTTTATCATTTATCCGATAAAAGTAAATCAGATGCGTCCGGTAGTGGAGGAGATCGTTAGCCACGGTAAAAAATTCAATATCGGACTTGAGGCGGGGTCTAAGCCTGAATTGCATGCTGTTTTGGCTATTAATATCGATGAAAATTCCCTGATAATCTGTAACGGTTATAAGGATGAGAATTATATCGAGTTGGCTTTGTTGGCGCAAAAAATGGGTCGTCGTATTTTTCTGGTGGTGGAAAAATTGAATGAGCTGAAATTAATCGCTTCTATTTCTAAACGGTTGAAGATACGTCCGAATATCGGTATTCGTATAAAACTTGCGAGTTCGGGCAGCGGCAAATGGGAAGAGTCGGGAGGTGATGTCAGTAAATTCGGACTTAATTCCAGCGAATTGCTTGAAGCATTGGATATTCTGGAAAAGAATAAAATGCAAGATTGTTTGCATCTGATACATTTTCATATAGGTAGTCAGGTTACCAAAATCCGTCGTATAAAAAATGCTCTACGCGAGGCTTCTCAATTCTATGTACAGCTTCATAATATGGGCTTCAATATCGATTTTGTCGATATCGGAGGCGGATTGGGAGTCGATTATGACGGGACTCGCTCTTCTTCGAGCGAGAGCAGTATGAACTATTCGATACAGGAATATGTGAATGACTCTATTTCTGCATTAGTGGATGCTTGTGTGAAGAACGATATTCCTCAGCCTAATATTATTACGGAGTCGGGACGTTCCCTGACCGCCCATCATTCTGTCCTTATATTTGAAGTTCTTGAAACGACGACTTTACCTTCGTGGTCAGAAGATGAGTCTGTTTCGGAAAAAGATCATGAATTGGTTCAGGAGTTGTATAAATTGTGGGATACAATGAATCAACCCCGCCTTATCGAAACTTGGCATGATGCCCTGCAGATACGGGAGGAAGCTCTCGACTTGTTCGGACTCGGAATGCTCGATTTACGTACCCGTGCCCAAGTGGAGCGTCTTTTTTGGTCGATAGCGCGCGAAGTATATGAAATGGCTAATGAGATAAAGCATTCTCCTGAAGAATTGAAGAAGATTGCCAAAATGTTGCCGGATAAGTATTTCTGTAACTTCTCATTATTCCAGTCTTTACCTGATTCTTGGGCGATAGACCAGATATTTCCGATAATGCCGATAAGCCGGTTGGATGAGAAACCTGAACGTACCGCAACCATACAGGATATAACTTGCGACTCGGATGGTAAAATCGATAACTTTATTTCTACCCGGAATTTTAATTATCACCTTCCGGTACATAGCCTTACTAAAGATCCCTACTATATAGGAGTATTTCTTGTCGGGGCTTATCAGGAAATTCTGGGAGACCTGCACAATCTGTTCGGAGATACGAATGCCGTGCATGTAAGTGTATATAAAGATCATTATGAAATCGACCAGGTAATTGACGGAGAGACGGTTGCAGAAGTATTGGATTATGTACAGTTTAATCCGAAAAAGATGGTTCGGAGTGTAGAGACTTGGGTAACGACTTCTATGAAATCCGGTATTATAACACCGGAGGAGGGACGTGAGTTTTTATCGAATTACAGATCGGGATTATACGGCTATACCTATCTTGAGAAAGATTGA
- a CDS encoding Rne/Rng family ribonuclease, whose amino-acid sequence MSTELVVDVQPKEVSIALLDDKRLVELQKEARNISFSVGDIYLGRVKKLMPGLNAAFVDVGYEKDAFLHYLDLGSQFNSCEKFIKQSLSDRKRVLSISKFNMLPEIDKEGTVSETLKVGQEILVQISKEPISSKGPRLTAEISFAGRFLVLLPFSDKVSISQKIKSNEEKARLKQLIQSIKPKNFGVIVRTVAENKRVAELDNELKTLVKCWEDCLVKLQKAKTPSLIFEETGRTVGVLRDIFSPSFENIYVNDEDAYQQIYNYVSLIAPERKDIVKLYKGDLPIFDNFAITKQIKSSFGKTVSFKNGAYLIIEHTEALHVIDVNSGNRSKSTAGQESNALDVNLAAAEEIARQLRLRDMGGIIVIDYIDMMEPDNRQKLYDRMKELMAQDRARHNILPLSKFGLMQITRQRVRPALDINTSEDCPTCYGKGTIRPSILFTDRLEDKISYLVHKLKVKKFSLHVHPFIAAFINKGFFSLKWQWRCKYAFRFKLIPNQSLAFLEYKFYDGNNSEIDLKEEIEIK is encoded by the coding sequence GTGTCCACTGAATTAGTAGTTGATGTCCAACCCAAGGAGGTTTCGATCGCTTTGCTCGATGACAAACGTCTTGTAGAGTTGCAGAAAGAAGCCCGGAATATATCGTTTTCGGTAGGCGATATTTATTTGGGAAGGGTGAAGAAGCTGATGCCTGGACTAAATGCCGCGTTTGTGGATGTAGGTTATGAAAAAGATGCTTTTCTTCATTATCTGGACTTAGGTTCTCAATTTAACTCATGCGAGAAGTTTATTAAGCAGTCGCTTTCGGATCGTAAGCGGGTTTTGTCGATCTCTAAATTTAACATGTTGCCGGAGATCGATAAAGAGGGTACGGTAAGCGAAACGCTTAAAGTGGGACAAGAAATCTTGGTGCAAATATCTAAAGAACCGATTTCGTCCAAAGGCCCTCGGTTGACTGCGGAAATTTCTTTTGCAGGTCGTTTTCTGGTGTTGCTGCCTTTTTCCGATAAGGTCTCGATTTCTCAGAAAATAAAGTCTAACGAGGAAAAAGCGCGTCTGAAACAGTTGATACAGAGTATTAAGCCAAAGAATTTTGGAGTAATCGTGCGTACTGTTGCAGAAAATAAACGAGTTGCCGAGCTGGACAATGAGTTAAAGACTTTGGTCAAATGTTGGGAAGATTGTCTGGTAAAATTGCAAAAGGCTAAAACTCCTTCTCTTATTTTTGAAGAAACCGGTCGTACGGTGGGCGTTTTGAGGGACATTTTCAGTCCGTCATTTGAAAATATATATGTTAATGATGAGGATGCCTATCAGCAGATCTATAATTATGTGAGCTTGATTGCTCCCGAACGGAAGGATATTGTCAAACTGTATAAGGGGGATCTCCCTATTTTTGATAACTTTGCTATTACCAAACAGATAAAATCTTCATTTGGAAAAACGGTTTCGTTTAAGAACGGGGCATACCTGATTATAGAACATACCGAGGCATTGCATGTCATCGATGTGAATAGCGGTAATCGGTCAAAATCGACCGCCGGCCAGGAAAGTAACGCATTGGATGTGAATCTTGCCGCTGCAGAGGAGATTGCCCGTCAATTGCGACTGAGAGATATGGGGGGGATTATCGTTATCGATTATATCGATATGATGGAGCCTGATAATCGTCAGAAGTTGTATGACCGGATGAAAGAATTAATGGCACAGGACAGAGCCAGACATAACATTTTGCCGTTAAGTAAATTCGGATTAATGCAGATTACCCGTCAAAGGGTACGTCCGGCATTGGATATAAATACCAGTGAAGATTGTCCTACTTGTTATGGGAAGGGTACGATTCGCCCTTCAATCCTTTTTACCGACCGTCTTGAAGATAAGATATCTTATTTAGTACATAAGCTCAAAGTAAAGAAGTTCTCTTTACATGTACATCCTTTTATTGCGGCGTTTATTAATAAGGGATTTTTTTCCCTGAAATGGCAATGGAGATGCAAATATGCATTCCGCTTCAAGTTGATACCGAATCAATCTCTCGCGTTTCTGGAGTATAAATTTTATGATGGGAATAACAGTGAGATAGATTTAAAGGAAGAGATCGAGATTAAATGA
- a CDS encoding hemolysin family protein, producing the protein MEIIIILILIILNGTLSMSEIALVSARKSRLEADAKRGSKTARTALKLANEPDRFLSTIQIGITLIGILTGLYSGESFAGNFAVIIAQIEPLAPYSLAIAKIIIVTIVTYLTLIIGELVPKRIGMAAAERVARIVSKPMYFISKIAAPFVILLTKSTALVLKLLGINPNEEGKVTEDEIKAIIREGTEDGEVQEVEQDIVERVFNLGDRNVGSIMTHRNELTWIDISTDKETLKKEISQNFYHVYPVSDGKLDHVVGILQSKDLFGKIDSPDFSIWQHIIPPHYIPETMSVYNALEKMKKERIKYGLVTDEFGSIQGIVTSGDIMEALLGALPELGEEPDIVVREDGSCLVDGQCSFYDFLAHFDLEGLYNEYNYNTLSGLILGVLEHIPTTGEKFQWQGFEFEIVDMDSARIDKVLATRINDHEEDE; encoded by the coding sequence ATGGAAATTATCATTATTCTTATTCTTATCATTTTAAACGGAACTTTATCTATGTCGGAAATCGCCCTCGTATCGGCAAGGAAATCCCGACTTGAGGCTGACGCCAAACGGGGTAGCAAAACTGCCCGTACTGCATTAAAATTGGCTAACGAGCCTGACAGATTCCTTTCTACCATTCAAATCGGGATCACTCTCATCGGAATTCTTACAGGTCTTTATTCCGGAGAATCTTTTGCCGGGAACTTTGCCGTAATAATCGCTCAAATAGAGCCGTTAGCTCCATACTCATTAGCCATAGCCAAAATAATAATCGTTACGATCGTCACCTATCTGACTTTAATCATCGGGGAACTTGTCCCCAAACGAATCGGTATGGCAGCAGCCGAACGTGTTGCCCGCATCGTATCCAAGCCGATGTATTTTATATCGAAAATTGCAGCTCCGTTCGTAATATTATTAACAAAAAGTACAGCCTTAGTTTTGAAATTATTAGGCATAAATCCCAATGAAGAAGGGAAAGTCACCGAAGATGAGATTAAAGCGATTATCAGAGAAGGGACTGAAGACGGTGAGGTACAAGAAGTAGAACAAGATATCGTCGAACGGGTCTTTAATTTGGGAGACAGAAATGTCGGCTCTATCATGACTCACCGAAATGAACTCACATGGATAGACATTTCTACCGATAAAGAAACTTTGAAAAAAGAGATAAGCCAAAATTTTTATCATGTATATCCTGTATCCGACGGAAAGCTTGATCATGTCGTAGGTATACTTCAATCAAAGGACTTGTTTGGAAAAATAGACTCTCCCGATTTTTCAATTTGGCAGCATATTATCCCGCCGCATTATATTCCCGAAACGATGAGCGTATATAATGCACTGGAAAAAATGAAAAAAGAAAGGATAAAGTACGGTCTGGTAACAGATGAGTTCGGAAGCATTCAAGGAATCGTCACTTCGGGAGATATTATGGAGGCCTTGCTCGGCGCACTTCCCGAATTGGGAGAAGAACCGGATATCGTTGTCAGAGAAGACGGGTCATGTCTCGTAGACGGACAATGTTCTTTCTATGACTTTTTGGCACACTTCGATCTGGAGGGTCTATATAATGAATATAATTATAATACGTTAAGCGGGCTTATCTTAGGGGTATTGGAACATATTCCCACTACAGGAGAAAAATTCCAATGGCAAGGATTCGAATTCGAAATTGTCGATATGGACTCAGCCCGTATCGATAAAGTTCTGGCTACCCGGATAAACGATCACGAAGAAGACGAATAA
- a CDS encoding two-component regulator propeller domain-containing protein, translating into MKLLVFILSLAIINIPVCLSQGKKVLQISSYTVDDGLSHRVISNIIQDSKGYIWMATWNGLCRYDASRFETWNMLPNGSTIGRLLRIAETEDGHIYCHNYNDSVYIFDPVTCRFMQCTGAEQLISYPPNPYLLQVEQGGLLIIHRDSGERYFLPVKSNKRLKNTLHASFFDRQGNFWVNFDDVLYKLSFLPESYTYRTHIKTENSLLFGDEIRAIACSAKSGRLWIGAKSGDIYVYSKEGDFEGYLSKNGSVTQVPVHFGANAYVIKEDRSGRIWIGTKGDGLYSLVPEEDKKYTVSHYTQKSHGLADDRIYSLFFDDSDRLWIGTFGNGFSIVSVRGNSVNLLKNGLPGQRIRCIGPFEAGLICASTNGLYLVDSSGRVLQKIGNSDFTFVHKANRGDIYVSTIGAGIFRLCSESGHWQLIPVRLGNVSYDVVLSIAEELSGNIWFVSDNSLVRLFTDGNIQTFNQDFFGKNITFSEGIPMLKDNKLFLGTADGFIEMSLESSEKFLPPLYWRYIQVEDSLIVPTDSLLTVRLGEHVRISPVALDYRPGTIRYSYRLDADTVWRDLDYGKVIELDNLSEGSHVLTVRSTDSYGMWMNNDRAFIIDVRSSFYKGVVWFIVIGLLVVVSIFLFYNRLPFVSRNSLPDISPSLPKVDFSPDEQFLEAAKLFVESNMDKPELSVDDFAAYMGMSRTILYNRMKDLLDKTPANFIKEMRIKRAVQLLKLNIYTVSEIADMTGFNDAKYFSKVFKREIGVSPMSYVDEQVRTKN; encoded by the coding sequence ATGAAACTCTTAGTCTTTATTTTATCATTGGCTATTATAAATATTCCGGTTTGCTTATCTCAGGGGAAAAAGGTATTGCAAATCAGTTCTTATACTGTTGACGACGGATTATCTCATCGAGTGATATCTAATATAATACAGGACTCTAAAGGATATATCTGGATGGCGACATGGAATGGGTTGTGCCGCTATGACGCTTCTCGTTTTGAAACATGGAATATGTTACCGAACGGTTCGACGATAGGAAGATTACTTCGAATAGCAGAAACAGAAGACGGGCATATTTATTGTCATAATTATAATGATAGCGTTTATATTTTTGATCCAGTTACTTGTAGATTTATGCAGTGTACAGGAGCTGAGCAATTAATTTCTTATCCGCCTAATCCTTATTTATTGCAAGTCGAGCAAGGCGGATTGCTTATTATCCACCGTGATTCTGGAGAGCGATATTTTCTTCCTGTGAAGAGTAATAAACGGTTGAAGAATACTTTGCATGCCTCATTTTTTGATAGACAGGGTAATTTTTGGGTCAATTTTGATGATGTTTTATATAAATTATCGTTTTTACCGGAATCTTATACTTACCGGACACATATAAAGACAGAGAATTCTTTACTTTTTGGAGATGAGATCAGAGCGATTGCATGTAGTGCAAAATCCGGACGATTGTGGATCGGTGCTAAAAGCGGAGATATTTATGTTTATAGTAAGGAGGGAGATTTTGAGGGGTATCTTTCGAAAAATGGGTCTGTAACGCAAGTTCCTGTCCATTTCGGTGCTAATGCGTATGTGATAAAAGAGGATAGATCGGGAAGAATATGGATCGGGACAAAAGGAGATGGCCTTTATAGCCTTGTCCCTGAGGAAGATAAAAAATATACTGTCAGTCATTATACGCAAAAGTCTCATGGGTTGGCTGATGATCGGATATATTCCTTGTTTTTTGATGATTCGGACAGATTGTGGATCGGGACGTTTGGTAATGGATTTTCTATTGTCTCTGTGAGGGGGAATAGTGTGAATTTATTAAAGAACGGACTTCCCGGACAGCGTATCAGGTGTATAGGGCCTTTTGAGGCGGGTCTTATTTGTGCCTCAACTAATGGATTGTATCTTGTTGACAGCTCAGGAAGGGTGTTGCAAAAAATCGGGAACTCCGATTTTACATTTGTTCATAAGGCCAATAGAGGGGATATATATGTTTCTACGATTGGGGCGGGTATTTTCAGATTGTGTTCAGAATCCGGACATTGGCAGCTTATTCCTGTTAGATTAGGAAATGTTTCTTATGATGTCGTATTATCCATTGCAGAAGAACTTTCGGGAAATATTTGGTTTGTGTCTGATAATAGTCTGGTGCGGTTGTTTACAGATGGAAACATACAAACTTTCAATCAAGATTTTTTCGGGAAAAATATCACTTTCTCAGAAGGTATTCCCATGCTGAAGGATAATAAGCTTTTCTTAGGTACGGCGGACGGTTTTATAGAAATGAGTTTAGAATCTTCGGAAAAATTTCTTCCTCCTTTATATTGGAGATATATTCAGGTCGAGGACTCTTTGATTGTCCCGACAGATAGTTTGTTGACCGTTCGTTTGGGAGAACATGTCCGGATAAGTCCTGTGGCTCTGGATTATCGGCCGGGAACTATACGTTATAGTTATCGTTTGGATGCTGATACCGTTTGGCGAGATCTTGATTATGGTAAAGTTATAGAGTTGGATAATTTGTCAGAAGGCAGCCATGTGTTGACGGTCCGTTCTACGGATAGTTACGGTATGTGGATGAATAATGATCGTGCGTTTATAATTGACGTACGCTCTTCCTTTTATAAAGGAGTAGTATGGTTTATTGTGATAGGCTTATTGGTCGTTGTTTCGATTTTCTTGTTTTATAATCGTCTACCTTTTGTTTCGAGGAATTCATTGCCAGATATATCTCCTTCATTGCCAAAAGTGGACTTTTCTCCTGACGAGCAATTTTTGGAAGCGGCAAAATTGTTTGTAGAGTCGAATATGGATAAGCCGGAATTGTCTGTTGATGATTTTGCTGCTTATATGGGGATGAGTCGTACGATTTTGTATAACCGTATGAAAGATTTGCTTGATAAGACTCCGGCGAATTTCATAAAAGAGATGAGAATTAAACGAGCGGTACAATTGTTGAAATTAAATATATATACTGTTTCGGAAATAGCTGATATGACCGGTTTTAATGATGCAAAATATTTCAGTAAGGTTTTTAAGAGAGAGATTGGTGTTTCTCCGATGTCTTATGTTGATGAACAAGTGCGAACTAAGAATTGA
- a CDS encoding class II fructose-bisphosphate aldolase — MVSYKDLGLVNTREMFAKAIKGGYAIPAFNFNNMEQLQAIIQAAVETNSPVILQVSKGARQYANQTLLRYMAEGAVEYAKELGCKNPQIVLHLDHGDSFELCKSCIDMGFSSVMIDGSHLPYDENVALTKKVVEYAHQFDVTVEGELGVLAGVEDEVSAEHHTYTKPEEVVDFVTKTGCDSLAISIGTSHGANKFKPEQCTRNADGILVPPPLRFDVLEGVEKELPGFPIVLHGASSVPQEEVATINKYGGALKDAIGIPEEQLRKAAKSAVCKINIDSDSRLAMTAAVREVFATKPAEFDPRKYLGPARDNMKKLYKHKIEDVLGSAGKGGCCC, encoded by the coding sequence ATGGTTAGTTACAAAGATTTAGGCCTCGTAAACACCAGAGAGATGTTTGCTAAGGCTATTAAAGGTGGCTATGCGATTCCGGCTTTCAACTTCAATAATATGGAACAGTTGCAAGCTATTATCCAAGCTGCAGTAGAAACCAACTCTCCGGTTATTCTTCAAGTTTCAAAAGGAGCTCGTCAATATGCCAATCAGACGTTGCTTCGCTATATGGCCGAAGGCGCAGTTGAATACGCCAAAGAATTAGGTTGCAAAAATCCTCAGATTGTTCTTCATCTTGATCATGGAGATTCTTTTGAATTATGCAAATCCTGTATCGACATGGGATTCTCGTCTGTAATGATCGACGGATCTCACCTTCCTTACGACGAAAATGTAGCACTTACTAAGAAAGTAGTAGAATATGCTCATCAGTTCGATGTAACCGTAGAAGGAGAACTCGGTGTATTGGCCGGTGTCGAAGATGAAGTTTCTGCAGAACATCATACCTACACCAAACCCGAAGAAGTAGTAGATTTCGTTACCAAAACCGGATGCGACAGTTTGGCTATTTCTATCGGAACATCTCATGGTGCTAACAAATTCAAACCGGAACAATGTACCCGTAATGCTGACGGAATCCTCGTTCCTCCCCCCTTGCGCTTCGACGTATTGGAAGGTGTAGAAAAAGAACTTCCGGGATTCCCCATCGTTCTTCACGGTGCATCATCTGTACCTCAAGAAGAAGTCGCTACAATCAATAAATATGGAGGTGCTTTGAAAGATGCAATCGGAATTCCCGAAGAACAATTGCGTAAAGCAGCTAAATCGGCAGTTTGCAAAATCAACATCGACTCTGACAGCCGTTTGGCTATGACTGCTGCTGTTCGTGAAGTATTTGCTACAAAACCGGCAGAATTTGACCCTCGTAAATATTTAGGTCCGGCTCGCGACAACATGAAGAAACTGTATAAACACAAAATCGAAGATGTTTTGGGTAGCGCAGGAAAAGGTGGTTGTTGCTGTTAA
- the truA gene encoding tRNA pseudouridine(38-40) synthase TruA translates to MQRYFLYLAYNGTRYHGWQVQPNGVTVQERIEEALTLLLRRETTIVGAGRTDAGVHARLMVAHFDTEDVLQDLQGLVEKLNRVLPSDISVYKIVPVRADAHSRFDALSRTYRYYLIDRKDPFFGMYAWRYHGNLDFEKMNEAASCLFRYTDFTSFSKLHTDVKTNNCRIMKACWKKENDLWVFEIKADRFLRNMVRAIVGTLYDVGRGRLSVGDFCRVIEDKNRCKAGTSAPGNALFLVNIEYPEEIFDVQF, encoded by the coding sequence GTGCAACGTTATTTTTTGTATTTGGCTTATAACGGTACTCGATATCACGGTTGGCAGGTACAACCTAATGGTGTGACAGTACAGGAGCGTATAGAGGAAGCTTTGACTTTATTATTACGGAGAGAGACGACGATTGTCGGGGCGGGAAGAACGGATGCCGGAGTACATGCCCGTTTGATGGTCGCACATTTTGATACGGAAGATGTGCTTCAGGATCTTCAAGGGTTAGTAGAGAAGTTGAACCGGGTATTGCCTTCTGATATTTCTGTCTATAAAATCGTTCCGGTACGGGCGGATGCTCATAGTCGGTTCGATGCCTTGTCCCGCACTTACCGTTATTATCTGATCGACCGTAAAGATCCGTTTTTCGGGATGTATGCTTGGCGTTATCATGGAAATCTCGACTTCGAAAAGATGAATGAGGCAGCCTCTTGTTTGTTCCGTTATACCGATTTTACAAGTTTCAGTAAGTTGCATACCGATGTGAAGACCAATAATTGCCGTATTATGAAGGCTTGTTGGAAAAAAGAAAACGATTTGTGGGTGTTTGAAATTAAGGCAGACCGTTTTTTACGAAATATGGTGAGAGCGATTGTCGGCACTCTTTATGATGTGGGAAGAGGGCGACTTTCGGTCGGGGATTTTTGTCGGGTTATAGAAGATAAGAATCGTTGCAAAGCCGGAACTTCAGCTCCCGGGAATGCTCTCTTTCTTGTGAATATAGAATATCCTGAAGAAATATTCGATGTGCAATTTTAG
- a CDS encoding EamA family transporter has translation MWLTFAFISATLLGMYEVFKKMALEGNAVIPVLFLNTVFCSLLFLPVILLSRFCPEMMQDTLVYVPKVSFETHLFIILKAVIVLASWIFAYYAMKHLPITIAATIKASQPVLTLLGALLVFGERLNLYQWIGVTIAIVSFFMLSSAGKKEGISFVHNRWIWFIVLATITGSMSGLYDKYLMSNGFDRMTVQVWYTYYQMVIMFFILLFLWYPHRKKTTPFRWRNSIFLISLFLVVADFVYFYALSFPDSMISIVSMARRSGVVVSFVFGVFFFREKNIKDKAIDLILVLIGMYFLYLGSR, from the coding sequence ATGTGGCTTACATTTGCTTTTATTTCGGCAACCCTTTTGGGGATGTATGAAGTTTTTAAAAAGATGGCGTTGGAAGGAAACGCTGTGATTCCCGTACTTTTTCTGAATACGGTATTTTGTAGTTTGTTGTTTCTTCCTGTTATTTTATTATCTCGTTTCTGTCCGGAAATGATGCAGGATACCCTTGTATATGTTCCCAAAGTTTCTTTTGAAACGCATCTTTTTATAATATTAAAAGCCGTAATCGTATTGGCTTCGTGGATTTTTGCATATTATGCGATGAAGCATTTGCCTATTACGATTGCAGCAACGATCAAAGCATCCCAGCCGGTTCTTACATTGTTGGGCGCTTTATTGGTTTTTGGAGAACGGTTGAATTTGTATCAGTGGATCGGGGTTACGATCGCCATTGTCTCTTTCTTTATGTTGTCGTCTGCCGGGAAAAAGGAAGGAATCAGTTTCGTTCATAATCGTTGGATATGGTTTATTGTTCTGGCGACTATAACGGGATCGATGAGCGGGTTGTATGATAAATATCTGATGTCAAACGGTTTTGACCGTATGACTGTTCAAGTGTGGTACACCTATTATCAAATGGTGATCATGTTTTTTATTTTACTGTTCTTGTGGTATCCTCATCGAAAAAAGACTACGCCGTTTCGGTGGCGGAACAGTATTTTTCTTATTTCCCTGTTTCTTGTTGTCGCAGATTTTGTTTATTTCTATGCGCTGAGTTTTCCCGATTCCATGATTTCTATAGTCTCTATGGCGAGACGTAGCGGAGTCGTAGTCAGTTTTGTCTTCGGCGTATTCTTTTTCCGGGAGAAGAATATCAAGGATAAAGCTATCGATTTGATATTGGTATTGATCGGTATGTATTTTCTCTATTTGGGAAGCCGGTAA
- a CDS encoding HU family DNA-binding protein — translation MTKADIVNEISKNTGIEKALVLATVEQFMDSVKSSLAKGDNVYLRGFGSFIVKKRAQKTARNISKNTTIIIPEHNIPAFKPAKTFMGEVK, via the coding sequence ATGACTAAGGCAGACATTGTAAACGAGATTTCAAAAAACACAGGAATTGAAAAAGCGCTCGTTCTGGCAACAGTAGAACAATTCATGGATTCGGTAAAAAGCTCGTTGGCAAAAGGTGATAATGTGTATCTGAGAGGATTCGGAAGCTTCATTGTGAAAAAAAGAGCTCAGAAAACTGCAAGAAATATCTCTAAAAATACGACGATTATTATTCCGGAACACAATATCCCGGCATTTAAACCTGCTAAAACTTTCATGGGAGAAGTGAAGTAA